The Fulvivirga maritima genome segment ATATTGCAGATGTGCTTACTCCTGAAGAGATTAAGAGACAGATTAATCTGGAGCCAGAGGAAAATCGATTAGTGCGTTTCTTGTCCTATAACGGAAAGGAAACTCCGCTTCGGATGTATGATGATATGATACGTTTTCCGCAAGAAAAGGAAATTACAGCGGCTATTAAAAGGCTCGTGGTCTCACCTCCTCATATTGTCTTTACTACAGGCCATCAGGAAAGAAGCATAGAAAAAAGAGGCGATAGAAATTATAAAACAGGTTTTAATGAAATCACATTTCGCTATTCTCTGATTAATCAGGGCTTCGATGTCTCTTCTGTAGATTTAGATAATGAAGACATACCTGATAATACCGATATACTAGTTATAGCTGATCCTAAATTAAAGCTAAGTCAAAAAGAGATAGGCAAGGTGAAGAAATATTTAGCTGAAGGGAAGGATCTATTAGTATTTACTGAGCCGGGTAGCACGGAAGCGGTTAATCCGTTAGTCAATACTTTAGGTATTCGATTGAGCTCCCTTGCTTTGGTTCAAAAGAATGAGGAAACGGAACCTGAATTTTTAAAAGGATTGCTTACAGAAGCGGCCATGAAAATAGGGCAGCTTACCGCCAAACCAGAGGTGAGTATTTCAGGTGGAGTAGGCATAAATGTCGATAGTGTTTCAAGCTACACAGTAACGCCTTTCATTAAAACGCCTAATAAACCTACCTGGTTTGCAGAGACAGGACTTACCGTATTATCTGATAGCATTACTAATAAGCCTTCTATGAAGTCGGTTACGGTGTTGGTAGCCTTGCAAAAGGAGGAAGGGCAAAAGATAATAGTAGGAGGAGACGCTGACCTGCTAAGCAATTCGGAACTGCGTAGGTCAGAGATGGGTAATTTCCAATTTATGACTAACCTGTTTAGTTGGCTTACTAATGATGAGTTCCCTATTGATACCACGAGACCTCCTTTCCCTGATGATACTCTTTTGTTAGATGCGGATCAGGTGTTTATTAATAAGATTGCTTTTGTAGGGCTTTTGCCGCTTCTGATCATAGTTTCGGCTGCGGTAATGTTGATAAGAAGAAATAGAAAATAAATATAGACTATGTTATTAAAGAAGAAATGGATAGTGGCGTTGGTGGCCGTGATGTATGCACATTGCACCTATTCACAGTTTACTACTCCCATTCCGCTCAATGATGAAGTGGTACATGGAAAGTTAGATAATGGACTGGAATACTATGTGCTGCACAATGAAGAACCCAAAGGAAGAGCAAGTTTTTATTTTGCCCAGAATGTAGGAGCCATATTGGAAGAGGATAGCCAAAATGGCCTGGCTCACTTCCTGGAGCACATGGCTTTTAATGGAACCCAAAATTTTGATGGCAAAGGCATTATTAAAATGCTGGAGAAGAATGGTGTTTCTTTTGGTAAGGAAATTAATGCTTATACAGCCACAGATCAAACTATATATAATATTAGTAAGGTGCCTGTTAATAGTAACGAGTGGCTGCTGGATTCTTGCCTGTGGGTATTGCATGATTGGTCAGGTTATTTATCATTAAAACCAGAAGAGATAGATGCTGAAAGAGGCGTGGTAAGTGAAGAATGGAGAACAAGACGTACCAGTGACGTAAGACTTAAAAATCAAACTGATCAGGTTTTATACAAAGGCTCTAAGTATGCTAAAAGAGATGTTATTGGTGATATGGACATCATTAACCACTTTGAGTATGATAAGCTTAGAGATTATTACCACAAATGGTATAGGCCTGATTTGCAAGCTGTAATAGTGGTGGGAGATGTAGATGCTAAAGCAGTAGAACAGAAAATAAAGGATATCTTTTCTTCTATTCCTATGCCTGAAAACCCAGCAAAAAGAGAGTATTATGAAATCCCTGAAAATGAAGAATTGTTATTCGGAACGGCTAAAGATGAGGAGGCTAAATACACCAGAATAACATTAAGGTACAAAAAAGAGGAGCCTTTACAGTATGATACAGCCACTACCAGATCTAATGTGCTTATGTCTGTTTATACTAATATTTTATCAAACAGGTATAAAGAAAAAACACTTGACCCTAACAGTAAAAGTTTGGCTATTTACGCTTACACATCACCTATATCCAGACTTACTTCTTCTTTTAATATTCAGGCAATTCCTAAAAAGGATAGTCTGATGGCTTCTTTTGCAGAAGGCTATACAGAAATTGAACGTTTGGTGAGATATGGTGTCACTCGTGGTGAATTGGAGAGAAGCAAAAAACAATTTGTATCTAGCTATGATAATTACCTTAAGAATAAAGACAAAGTAGATAATGACTCTTGGGCTGATCAATTGACTGATTATTTCTTGAAAGCAAAACCATTTTTAGCTCCTCAAGATGATTATAATCTTATAGTGGGTATTCTAAATGATCTTACATTAAAAGAATTAAATGACTTTGCAAAAAGTGTAATTACCAAGGAAAACAGAGTGCTTTTAGTTACAGGTCCTGAAAAAGGTAATGAGACTTTCCCTACTAAAGATGAATTTATTAAGGTGATGGAGTCAGTAGAAAATATGAACCTGGAGCCTTATAAGGAAGATGATAATGATACTGACATGGTAGAAGCAGACCTACAGCCTGTAGCTATTGCTAATACTTTTGATTTACCAGGAATAGAAAAGGCTAAAGGGTATGAGTTAAAAAATGGAGCAAGAGTAGTTTTATTGCCTACAGAATATGCGCCTGATGAAATTGTTTTCACATCGTTTAGTAAAGGAGGAAAATCATTAATTGCTACTGAGCAGTTGCCCTCAGCTGACATAGCTACATTACTGGCCAGATCTTCAGGCATAGCAGGTTTTACCTCTATAGAGCTGAAGAAAAAGCTAACAGGTAAAGTAGCCTCTATGGCTCCATATATCGGAGACTATTCAGAAGGATTTAGCGGAAGCTCTAATCAGGAAGATTTTGAGACCATGCTTCAGTTGCTTTATTTATACTTTGAATCTCCACGATTCGACCCGGATATTTATGAATTGCTAAAAACACAGTATCAGAATCAGTTAGATAATGTGGAAAAAGACAATGGCAAGGTAATGAAAGATAGTATTAGTCTGGCTACTACTAATCATAATCCGCGTACTATTCTTTTTAATCAGCAATTTTTAGATGCATTAGATTTTGATCAGGCTCAAAAGGTATATCAGGATCGTATAAAAAATGCCTCTGATTTCACTTTTGTTTTTGTAGGAAATATTCCTGCAAATGGTCTTGAGCTTATTCAGAAATACATCGGTAATGTAAATGGAGAAGGTCCTACGGAAAAAGCGGTGGATCATAATGAAAGACCTGCTGATGGTAAAACAATAGTACATTTTGAAAGAGAAATGGAAACTCCTAAAACAAGTGTATACCTGCGCTTAATCGGAGATATAAAGTATAACCGAAAAAATGCATCGGCCATGTACATTATTGGCCAATTGCTTAGTAAGAGGTTTTTAGAAACTATTAGAGAAGAAGAAGGCGGAAGCTATGGTGTAGGTGTGCAAGGCTATGCTCAGACTTTACCCAATCCTTATTTCAACCTCGTTTTAAGTTTCGATTGTAATCCTGATAAAGAGGAAAGGTTAATGGAGATTGTGTATGAAGAGATTGAAAAACTTGCCAGCGCAAAACCTATTGAAGATGATCTGATCAATATTAAAAAGGCTATGATAAAAGGTCATGATGAGGATATGGATAAGAACTCTTTCTGGAAAGACCAGTTGACTAATTTATTGTTTAGTGATTTGTCTTATGTTGATCGTGATGAATACGCCGAAACCATTAATTCTATAGATGGAAAAGCTATTCAAAAATTAGCAAAATATATTTTAAAGAAAGCTGATAGCGTAGAGGTAATTATGACGCCTGCGGGCAAATAATAGTTGCTGTTCTTCTTGCCTGCCTGAGTTTTATTATTTCTCAGTTAGTTGTTTGTAAAGGGAGGTAAGTACTGGAATAAAAGCTCCTTTTGCTATAGTTAACTATCCGGTGGCCTTGTGCCATCCGGATAGTTTTTTTCTTTTATAAGCTGTTTTGAAAAGCTTCATAGCCACTCTTGCCTGATAACGAAGTGTCACAACCTGCTTCTGTTGCCAAGGCATTTATATCTTCCACTCTGCTATCTGGGCTGGGGTGAGTGCTCAAAAATTCAGGTGTATTTCCTGCCTGTTCTTCTTCTAATAATTTTTCAAAGAAATAAGAAGCTCCATTACATGCATATTCGGTAGCTCCCAAGTATTCAACTGATTTAGCATCAGCTTCTTCCTCAAAGTTACGGCTAAACTGAAGCCCGGAAAGAGTACCTGCTACCTGTCCTGCAATTTGCTCCAGCTGAGAAGCATTCTGTCCAAGTAGTATGTTTAATAGTAAGGATACACCATATTCTTGTTGAATATTTCTACTAGTATGTCTTAAATCAGCATGCGCTATTTCATGCCCCAGCACACCTTCTAGTGCATCAGGTGTTTCTAAATATTTTATTAGGCCAGTGTATACATAAATATATCCACCGGGTGTAGCGAAGGCATTAAGCGTATTGTCATCTTTCAGCAAGGTTACTTC includes the following:
- a CDS encoding M16 family metallopeptidase; translation: MLLKKKWIVALVAVMYAHCTYSQFTTPIPLNDEVVHGKLDNGLEYYVLHNEEPKGRASFYFAQNVGAILEEDSQNGLAHFLEHMAFNGTQNFDGKGIIKMLEKNGVSFGKEINAYTATDQTIYNISKVPVNSNEWLLDSCLWVLHDWSGYLSLKPEEIDAERGVVSEEWRTRRTSDVRLKNQTDQVLYKGSKYAKRDVIGDMDIINHFEYDKLRDYYHKWYRPDLQAVIVVGDVDAKAVEQKIKDIFSSIPMPENPAKREYYEIPENEELLFGTAKDEEAKYTRITLRYKKEEPLQYDTATTRSNVLMSVYTNILSNRYKEKTLDPNSKSLAIYAYTSPISRLTSSFNIQAIPKKDSLMASFAEGYTEIERLVRYGVTRGELERSKKQFVSSYDNYLKNKDKVDNDSWADQLTDYFLKAKPFLAPQDDYNLIVGILNDLTLKELNDFAKSVITKENRVLLVTGPEKGNETFPTKDEFIKVMESVENMNLEPYKEDDNDTDMVEADLQPVAIANTFDLPGIEKAKGYELKNGARVVLLPTEYAPDEIVFTSFSKGGKSLIATEQLPSADIATLLARSSGIAGFTSIELKKKLTGKVASMAPYIGDYSEGFSGSSNQEDFETMLQLLYLYFESPRFDPDIYELLKTQYQNQLDNVEKDNGKVMKDSISLATTNHNPRTILFNQQFLDALDFDQAQKVYQDRIKNASDFTFVFVGNIPANGLELIQKYIGNVNGEGPTEKAVDHNERPADGKTIVHFEREMETPKTSVYLRLIGDIKYNRKNASAMYIIGQLLSKRFLETIREEEGGSYGVGVQGYAQTLPNPYFNLVLSFDCNPDKEERLMEIVYEEIEKLASAKPIEDDLINIKKAMIKGHDEDMDKNSFWKDQLTNLLFSDLSYVDRDEYAETINSIDGKAIQKLAKYILKKADSVEVIMTPAGK
- a CDS encoding M48 family metalloprotease; translated protein: MKKNILLRLFTPVTLAVVILGITSCDKNDNVALFSVSNDVELGQQVSAEIASDPSYNIIPESENPEAYAYINAMVDDILNSGQLAYRDEFVWEVTLLKDDNTLNAFATPGGYIYVYTGLIKYLETPDALEGVLGHEIAHADLRHTSRNIQQEYGVSLLLNILLGQNASQLEQIAGQVAGTLSGLQFSRNFEEEADAKSVEYLGATEYACNGASYFFEKLLEEEQAGNTPEFLSTHPSPDSRVEDINALATEAGCDTSLSGKSGYEAFQNSL